A stretch of the Taeniopygia guttata chromosome 3, bTaeGut7.mat, whole genome shotgun sequence genome encodes the following:
- the ALKAL2 gene encoding ALK and LTK ligand 2 isoform X1, translating into MLSSGRTAMSGLRSSGLLGLVLLMLSAGYCKEKTDSTDLKDKQSLLNLIMEIIQELKRYHLEKDSGMQYFSKHDYNLDRREVADYGGYQDEQRVEIVPRDLRMKDKFLKHLTGPLYFSPKCSKHFHRLYHNTRDCTIPAYYKRCARLLTRLAVSPMCMEG; encoded by the exons ATGCTCTCTTCAGGTCGGACTGCAATGAGTGGACTGAGGTCttctgggctgctggggcttGTACTCTTAATGCTCTCAGCAGGAtactgcaaagaaaaaacagactCCACAGATTTGAAGGACAAGCAAAGTCTCTTAAATCTCATCATGGAGATCATTCAAGAACTGAAAAGGTACCACCTGGAGAAGGACAGTGGGATGCAGTACTTCTCCAAGCATGACTATAACTTAGATCGAAGGGAAGTGGCTGACTACGGAGGGTACCAGGATGAGCAGAGAGTTG AAATAGTTCCCAGAGATCTAAGGATGAAAGACAAGTTCTTGAAGCATTTAACAG GTCCACTCTATTTTAGCCCAAAATGTAGCAAACACTTTCATCGGCTTTATCACAATACAAGGGACTGTACCATCCCAGCAT acTATAAAAGATGTGCCAGGCTTCTTACTCGATTGGCAGTAAGCCCTATGTGCATGGAAGGATAA
- the ALKAL2 gene encoding ALK and LTK ligand 2 isoform X2 has product MSGLRSSGLLGLVLLMLSAGYCKEKTDSTDLKDKQSLLNLIMEIIQELKRYHLEKDSGMQYFSKHDYNLDRREVADYGGYQDEQRVEIVPRDLRMKDKFLKHLTGPLYFSPKCSKHFHRLYHNTRDCTIPAYYKRCARLLTRLAVSPMCMEG; this is encoded by the exons ATGAGTGGACTGAGGTCttctgggctgctggggcttGTACTCTTAATGCTCTCAGCAGGAtactgcaaagaaaaaacagactCCACAGATTTGAAGGACAAGCAAAGTCTCTTAAATCTCATCATGGAGATCATTCAAGAACTGAAAAGGTACCACCTGGAGAAGGACAGTGGGATGCAGTACTTCTCCAAGCATGACTATAACTTAGATCGAAGGGAAGTGGCTGACTACGGAGGGTACCAGGATGAGCAGAGAGTTG AAATAGTTCCCAGAGATCTAAGGATGAAAGACAAGTTCTTGAAGCATTTAACAG GTCCACTCTATTTTAGCCCAAAATGTAGCAAACACTTTCATCGGCTTTATCACAATACAAGGGACTGTACCATCCCAGCAT acTATAAAAGATGTGCCAGGCTTCTTACTCGATTGGCAGTAAGCCCTATGTGCATGGAAGGATAA